The genome window ACCCCTGATGCGCTTGCGGCGGCTGAAGCGCTGGGCGTGCGGTTGCAGGATATTTACCCGGATTTCGCCGTGACAGTGACGTCTAATTCAAGGCTTGATGGGCCGGAACACCTTGTTTTACCAACGGAAAACCGGGCCGGTTTTGTCAGTTTCCTTGATCGTCACCAACCCGCCATTGCCGTCTGGATCGCGGCCGATCTGCGCCCGCAATTCAATGATGAACTGGTTCACCGTAAGCTGCCGCTGGTGCTGATTGATCCGGTCCTTCCCGGTGCCGGGCTGGTCAAGCGCCTGTTGCCGCTGCCGGGCCGTGGCCCGCGTCTGGACCACGCCAGCCGGATCTTGATTTCGGATGCCGAGGCTGCAGCGACGCTGGAGCGCCGCACCGCGTTGTCGGACCGGCTGGTTCGCACCGGCAGGTTCGAAGTGCTGCCCGCGCCGCTGCCGTATAATGAAACCGATCGCAGCGCCCTGGCCGATCTGCTGGCCGCGCGCCCGGTCTGGCTGGCCGCTGACATTTCCTTTCCGGAAGCCCCGATCGTCGTCGCCGCCCACGCACGCGCCGCCCGTTCCGCCCATCGCCTGCTGCTGATTCTGGCGCTGAGCAACCCCGCCGACGGACCGGCCCTTCGCGATCGTTTGGACGGTGAGGGATGGGTCGTCGCGCTGCGCAGCACCGGTGCCGAGCCTGACCCGGATGTGCAGATCTACATTGCCGACACGGAAGAAGAATTGGGCCTCTGGTATCGTCTTGCCTCGGTGTCGTTTCTGGGCCGTTCACTGGTCGCACCCGGGGGTGGAATTGATCCGATGCCCGGGGCGGCGCTTGGTTCGGCCATTCTGCATGGCACCAATGTTGCGGATCATCGTGACGCTTATGGCCGGCTGGCGTCCGCTGGCGCGGCGCGCTCGGTCGTTTCGCCTGCGCAACTGGGGGCAGCGGTCGAGGATTTGCAGCAGCCCGAGCGTGCCGCCGAAATGGCGCATGCCGCCTGGCAGGTAACAACCGCAGGGGCCGAGGCCATCGAGAAAGCCGTCGAAGTCATTTGCGAAGTCCTGGCCGAAGCCGATCGTGGATCCGACAAGGGTGTCGACAATGCGCCCGCCTGAGTTCTGGCAGAAACCGCACAGCGCGCCCGGGATACGTGCGCGAATGCTTGCGCCGCTCGCCGCGATTGCGGCGCGGCTTACGGCCAGAAGGGTGGCGCGCCCCGCTGATATTACCCCGGATGTTCCCGTAATCTGCATCGGGAACATCAACATGGGCGGCACCGGAAAGACGCCGGTGACCATCGCCCTGGCCGAGCGGTTGATGCAGCGCGGTCAAAAGGTCAGCGTGGTCACCCGTGGCCACGGTGGTTCCGAGGCTGGGCCGCTGCGCGTCGATCCGCGTCAGCATACTGCCGACATGGTGGGTGATGAGGCGCTTCTCCACGCCGCCTTCACCACCACGATTGTGGCGCGCAACCGGGCGGAGGGTGTGCAGGCTGTCACCGACGCTGAGGTTATTCTGATGGATGATGGGCATCAGAACCCCTCGGTTGCGAAATCCCTGTCGGTGGTTGTCGTTGATGCCGCGAAGGGGTTCGGCAATGGCCGCGTGTTTCCCGCCGGGCCACTTCGTGAACCGGTTGTCGCAGGTCTGGCGCGTGCTGATCTGTTGATATCGGTCGGGGCGACGTCGGATCAGATGCGGTTTGCGGAAAACTGGGGTGACGTGATCACGATCCCGCATGTCACGGCACGGTTGGAACCC of Paracoccaceae bacterium contains these proteins:
- a CDS encoding tetraacyldisaccharide 4'-kinase — its product is MRPPEFWQKPHSAPGIRARMLAPLAAIAARLTARRVARPADITPDVPVICIGNINMGGTGKTPVTIALAERLMQRGQKVSVVTRGHGGSEAGPLRVDPRQHTADMVGDEALLHAAFTTTIVARNRAEGVQAVTDAEVILMDDGHQNPSVAKSLSVVVVDAAKGFGNGRVFPAGPLREPVVAGLARADLLISVGATSDQMRFAENWGDVITIPHVTARLEPLATGMDWAGLRVVAFAGIGDPARFFATLDDLGAERAESLALDDHQQISDALFKRLLARAEALGAQLVCTEKDAVRLSAEARSQVLSVPVRLVVTDWSELDSKLADLDL